Below is a window of Aulosira sp. FACHB-615 DNA.
TTCATCCATGAGAATAACTTTGGGTTTGACTGCTAAAGCACGGGCGATACAAAGTCGCTGTTGTTGTCCACCAGAAAGCTCTAAAGCAGATTTATGCAGCTTATTTTTGACTTCATCCCACAAATCAGCATCTTTGATGGCAGATTCGACAATTTGATCTAATTCCACCTTCGGCCGCCATCCCAGTATTTTCACCCCATAAGCAACGTTATCATAAACGCTCATCGGAAATAAATTTGGCTTAGGCAGCACCATACTAACTTGACGGCGTAGGCGATTTAAATTGACACGACGTTCATAAATGTTTTGATTGTAAAATTCTACTTTTCCCTCAACGTGAACTTCTGCTTCTAATTCATTCATCCGATTGAGGCATTTAATAAAAGTAGACTTACCACAACCACTAGGGCCAATAATTGCTGTGACTTTATCCTGGTAAATATCCATTGATATTCCTTCCAGGATTTTTTGAGTGTTGTAGTAAAGGCTGAGATTTTTAACTTTGATTGCTGCAATTAGCTTATTCATACCAGAAAATTGTAAGTGTATTGATGTTGACTAAACGCAATCATGAAAATCCGTGGCTTTATATACTACACTGGTGATCAAACTAAAAGTTGACTTTCTTCATTCAAGCTATACAGCAAATATACTGATATTAGATATCTGTATAAATTTAGGGTAAAAAGTTACTGCTGTTATCAATGTTTGCTGTAAAATATGTTACCATAAAAACCTAAAAAATTCGGTTTTTTGTTACTGAATTGCAGCATTTTCGGGATTAATTTTAATATATAACCTGCAATTAACAATATTTGAGACTACTTAAGTAAGCTCTTCTTTAAAAAAGCAAATTCTTTTTTAAAATTTGAATAAATTTATGATGGTAATTGATGATTTTTTGATGAATCGGGTAAATTAAGTAATTAGCTTAAAAGTAGAGATTAGGCGATCGCTACAATATTAAACCTGAAATATAAATAATACATGCTTGTAGTGAGTGCTGTTACTAACCGCACAGTTAATTTCTGATGTACCTATTTATAATCAAAATTTAATCTGATTAAAATCAATCATTAACCTCTCAATTTCCTCAAGAGGTTATTTTTACTACAAATAATATATTTATCACCTACTCCATATCAGCATGATTTCAACTGCTTGAAATGTATTGACTCAGCGTTTTAGGGGATAGAGGCTAGAAGAATCTACCTCATTGGAATGAATAACGCTGTAACAGTCATTCACTATTTATGAAGAGATAAATATTTGTTTTAGTGTTCCAATGAGTAGATTTATAATTTACTTCTTGGAAATTAGGCTGCTCGTTAAAAGACAGCAAAATAGTTTAACAATCGTAAGTTTTTGATTTAAAAATGCGGAAATAATTTCGTTTATATTGTTACAGGTAATTATTTTACATGCTAACAGTTTGATAGCGTAATTTTTAACTATATATAAATAAAAAATTATGTTTAATTCGCCAATTTTTCTATATTGTCGAAAATGGTTGATTGGGAGTTTAAAAACTAGTGATTAATTAATTTTTAACCATATTTAATCTGTTATTTACCATTGATTAAACTAATTTAATTATTTAAATAATACATATTTATATACACCTGCAAGTAAAGTAAAAATCTTGCCAAAATACGGAGAAATATGACCTTTTCGACCACCACTTTGTACCGAGCGTTTACTACTTCAGTCGTAGCATCTGCTGTTGCCTTGAGTCCTATTTTGTCAGCAGTTGCTCAGGCTGAAACTCTGAATGGTGCAGGCGCAACTTTTCCCGCTCCACTTTATGAAAGATATGCCCGTGAAGTGAGAAAGAAGCATCCAGAATTAAAAATTAACTATCAAGGAATTGGTAGTAGTGGCGGGATTCGTCAAATTACTGCGGGTACTGTTGACTTTGGTGGTAGTGATGCAGCTATGACAGATGCACAAATCGCCCAAGTTAAAAGAGGTGTCATATTAGTACCCACCGCAGGCGGCGCAGTTTCTGTTGTTTATAATCTCCCTGGTGTCAGCAACCTGAGATTATCTCGCGCTACATTGCCTGCTATTTTTTCTGGTCAAATCACCAACTGGAGCGACGCTAAAATCAAAGCTGATAATCCTGGTGTCAACTTACCCAATCAACCGATTAAATTTGTAGTCCGCGCTGATGGTAGTGGTACAACTTTTATTTTCACCAACCACTTGAGTAATATTAGTGGTTATTTCAGAGGTAGAGTGGGTACAAGCACTGCGCCTAAATGGACTTTACCAAATGTTCTCAGAGGTAAAGGCAACCCAGGTGTAGCTGGTTTGGTAGCGCGTACTCCTGGTTCTATTGGTTATGTAGAATATGCCTTCGCTACCAAAAACAATTTAAGATCAGCACAAATACAAAACAAACAAGGCGAATTTGTTTCTCCTTCCTTACAAACTGCTAACGCAGCTTTATCATCTGTAAGATTCCCTGATAATTATCGCGTATTTGTTGGTGATCCAGCGCAAGGTTATCCCATTGTTGGTCTTACTTGGATGATGGTTTACAAGCAATATCCTACAGCAGCAAAAGCTGATGCTATTAGGAAATGGATTAATTGGGTACTCAAAGATGGTCAACAATATAATGATGACCTTAACTACACAAGAATTCCATCTGATGTTACCAATCGGGTATTACAAACGGTAAACAGTTCCGTCAAATAGAAGCGAATTTGTAACACAATTTCGTATAGATAAATAGGGTGGCTATAGCTCTCCCTATTTATAAATTTTTAAGTAACTGTAAGAAGCTTCTACTAAATAAAAATTTCCAGATTATTAAATTAAATAAATTAATATTTCTATTTATGACAAATTCATCTGAAGAAAATTTAGATTTAACCGCAACTAATGGAATAAATTCTTGGGTAGATAAAGGATTTACGTGGTTAACATATCTTTTCGCTACAATTACCGTCGCCATCTTGTTTGTGATGAGTTGGGTAATTTATAAAGAGGCTCAACCAGCAATTGAGAAGTTTGGTATTGGGTTTTTCTGGGGTCAAGATTGGGATACGGGTAATCAGGTTTTTGGGGCGTTACCTTATATTTATGGAACTTTAGTGAGTAGTGCGATCGCAATTTTATTTGCTATCCCCGTCGGCATTGCAATTGCAATAGTCACTAGCGAAAATTTCTTACCCATATCTGTTAGAAGCACATTAGCATTTGTTGTTGAGTTAATAGCTGCAATTCCTAGTGTAATTATTGGCTTGTGGGGAATCTTTGTATTTATTCCAGCTTTAGAACCGTTACAAAAATGGTTAGCAATTCATTTTAATTGGATACCGATATTTAACTCGGTAGATCCTATCGGCACAAATATGTTAACCGCAGGCATTGTGTTAGCGATTATGATTTTGCCGACAATGGCTGCTATTAGCCGCGATGTTTTACTTGCTATACCCAAAGAATTACGCAGTGCCTCAATGGCTTTGGGTAGCACACGTTGGGAAACCATTTTTCGGGTGTTATTGCCAGCAGGATTTTCTGGTATTGTCAGTGCAGCAATGCTGGCTTTGGGTAGAGCCTTGGGTGAAACAATGGCTGTCACTCTTGTGATTGGTAATTCTTCTCAAATCAGTGCTTCTTTACTTGACCCAGCCTACACAATTCCCTCAATATTAGCCAATGAATTTGCAGAAGCTGAACCAGGATTACATATTGGCTCATTGAGTTATTTAGGGTTGATTTTGTTTGGATTGACCTTAGCTGTAAATATTGCTGCAAGGTTATTTGTGCGGTGGTTTAGTAATAAAAATAAATCATAAATTAAAGATATGACCGATTCTCAAAATTCGCAAATAGATGAATCTTTATTGGCAAAAGAATTATATGCTCCACTGCCAACAAGTAGACAATTATTTACTTATAGTATGAATGCGATCGCCTTTGCATTCACAGGTTTAGCGTTAATTCCTTTAATATCAATTTTATGGGAAATTATCAAACGCGGTTTCTCCAGTTTGAGACCAGAGATGTTTGTCAAATCAGTGATTGATTATGGCTTGGGTAATGCTATTATAGGCACGATTACAGTTGTAATGATTGGCTCAATATTCAGTCTGCCAATTGGGATATTAACAGGGATATTTTTAGCAGAATTTAATCAAGTTAACCCAGCATCGCAATTTGTTCGCTTCATCACCACAATTTTGACTGGTGTACCTTCAATTATTGTTGGTATTTTTGCTTACGGTGTAATTGTGTTAGTTACTAAAGGATTTAGCGCAGTTGCAGGTGGCTTTGCTTTAGCTGTGTTGATGTTACCTATCGTGATTCTGACAACAGAAGAAGCATTAAAATTAGTTCCTAAAGACCAACGCCTTGCGTCTGCTGCTTTGGGTGGGACGCGGTTTCAGACAACATTTCGCATTGTAGTAACTGCGGCTTTACCTGCAATTACTACAGGTATTTTACTCGCGATCGCCCGCGCCGCAGGTGAAACAGCACCCCTAATTTTCACGGCATTATTTAGTTTAGATTGGTCTCCAGGATTGCTGAGTCCCACAGCTTCGTTACCTGTATTAATTTTTAATCTGTATAACGACCCAGACCCCGAAAAAAATCAATTGGTTTGGACTACTGCTATCGTCTTACTTGGCTTAGTTATTTGTGTGAGTTTGATTTCACGCTTAGTCACAAGTAAGAAAAAAATTTAATTGAAACTTATTTACTGCTTTTACTAAATATGAATAATCTCAATCCTGCCATCAAAGTTAAAAATCTCAGCTTTTACTACAACACTTCTAAAGCAATTGAAGGCATATCAATAGATATTTATCAAAATCAAGTAACGGCAATAATTGGCCCTAGTGGTTGTGGGAAATCAACTTTTATCAAAACTCTCAATCGGATTAGTGAATTAGAAGGGCCAGTCAAAGTAGAAGGAAAAGTAGAGTTCTTTGGTCAAAATATTTACGACTCAAAAATTAACGTCAACCGCCTGCGTCGTCAAATTGGGATGGTATTCCAAAAACCAAATCCCTTTCCGATTAGTATTTATGAGAATGTCGCTTATGGAGTCAGAATAGCAGGTAGGCGATCGCAAACAGAAGTAGATGAAATTGTCGAGTCAGCTTTAAAAGGTGCAGCTTTGTGGGACGAGGTAAAAGATAAACTCAATAAATCTGCATTAGGACTTTCTGGAGGTCAACAACAACGACTCTGTATAGCCCGTGCTTTAGCCATTAAACCCAAAGTACTGTTAATGGATGAACCTTGTTCAGCACTTGACCCCATAGCAACGATGAAAGTCGAAGAATTAATTCACAGTCTGCGTTCAGAATTAACAATTGCCATTGTTACCCATAACATGCAGCAAGCAGCCCGCGTCTCTGATTTTACAGCTTTCTTTAGCACCGACGAAAGCCGAATTGGTCAAATGGTGGAATTTGGTGTCACAAATCAAATATTTTATAACCCCATCGATGCGCGTACCCATGACTATGTTTCAGGGCGTTTTGGTTAATTCCTTAGCTGCAATTTTATTATGCGATCGCACTTACTCATGTTCTTCTGGGCATAAGTCCTGTGAGCAATCCAATCAAATTCCTATACTATACTATAGTATAGCAATCCTAAATGAATTACAAACGAAACATTCGCAGGATCGCTTATTTACAAGCCTTCCAGATTGCTTCTGTTTACATCTCAAATAGGATTGCTATAGCAATCCTAAATCATTTGTGAAATTCTCTTTCTTTTCTTTCTTTGTGTCCTTTGCGTCCTTTGCGGTTCGTTAAAAAGAATACTTTTTCACAACTCAGATAGGATTGCTATATGAATTATTTTTACTACTAATTGCTAGGAAGATGAAAGTCGAAAAACTATCTATTTCTTTGCCACTGAATTTAGTGGAGTTTATCGAAAATTACAAGCTGAATAAAGGATGTAAATCTCGTTCTCAGGTAATTGAACAAGCATTAGAATTGCTGCGAAATCAAGAACTAGAAGAAGCTTACCGCCAAGCATCTGCTGAAATTGATAGTGCTTGGGATGTAACAATAGCAGATGGTTTAACAATTTAAAAGCAGAAATGATGATATAGCATTTACTAGTCTACTGAGGTACAAATTTATCTATTTTCATCTGCGTCCATCCGCGTCCATCTGCGGTTAATTATTTTTTCCTGTACTTCACTGAGTCGAGAACCGCTATAAATCAGGACTGAGAATGAACATAACAGATTTCTCATTCCCAATCCCTCAAACTATTAACTATCGCCAATCTTCCCAATTTTGATTAAAAATTGAAGTGTCAGGGAAAGCGGTAGGATTGCCGTTTTTTTCTAATAAACTTTTTAAGGCTTGCAGTTGCGGTTCTGCTTTGGGTAAATCATCCACGAGTTGATAAGGTGCAATTTGATTTTTTAAAGCAAAAGCAGTCACAGTTCCCGCCGCCGCACCAGAAGACCATTCAAAAGAATGTACGCGATATGCAGCCGCAGCAATATGGCTGGTAGCAATACTCTTTCCACCCACAATTAAATTATCAATCTTTTGAGGAATCATTGCCCGCAGTGCAATTTGGAACGGATAAGCTTGTCCTGCGCCGCGCCTTTCTCCCGGACGTTCTTTATTTCCTGGGGCTTCTGGCGGACTTTGAGTCATGCAAGGATGAAAGTCGATGGCGTAGTGACCAATACCCACAGCATCAGGATAAATTGTGGAACGGCTACGACGTAAGGATTTATCTGGTGAGACTTGACCAGTAATTACAGATGCAGCCTCTAAACCTGCGAGTGTTGCTTTTAACTGACGATAGGTATCCGCAGATAAGGTTTTACGATAATACTCATCGTTGTAGTTGCGGCGAGAAATATCAACTTCCCAAATCATAAAACCTTCCGGTTGTCCCCAACTAGGACGACCAATAATTCGCCTACCTTCTCGCATATAGGGATATTTTGATAAGCCATGCACTGTCCCCATTGGAGAATTTAACCCGGACAGAAATCGATTATTCGTTTGCTGTTGCTTCACACCCTTACCTAACTGAGAATCTGTAGTTCCCTTTACCAGCCAGTAATAATAAGCCAGGGCATTTTCCTCACCTCTGCGGAGGGTTTCTGTCCGCAGTCCTCCCATCCAACCGCCTGGTTTTAACTGTCCTGTAGCTTGCAGTTGTTGGCGAGTGTAAATCAAGTTATCTTTGGCTGTTCCTGGACGGTAGTCGTTACCCCAAGTCCAGTTTTGCATTGAGATATCCCCTGGTGTGGGTGCAGTGAATCTCACACCGTTAAATTGTGTGGGTTTTCCAGGATTTGGATGCCAGATTCGGCGGTAGGTGAAAACTAAGCCAAAATCTGCTAATCTTTTTAACTCATAGCTGAAATATGGTGAATACTGTAAATAGAATGGGGGCATGGTTTGGGGTTGCGGTTCCTTGGTAGCCTCCATTGCAAAGGTATAAGTAAAACCTTGGGTACAGTAAGGATCATTGCTGGTGCTGGAAGAAGATGGTTCGAGGAAAGAACGCGCATCAATACCCAAACGATAGGGAACATCAGCTAAGGCGATGATTTCGCCAGTTTCGCTGGCATCAATCACATACCACTGGGGAGAATTGTTGGTGGTTGGTTTTT
It encodes the following:
- a CDS encoding phosphate ABC transporter ATP-binding protein is translated as MNKLIAAIKVKNLSLYYNTQKILEGISMDIYQDKVTAIIGPSGCGKSTFIKCLNRMNELEAEVHVEGKVEFYNQNIYERRVNLNRLRRQVSMVLPKPNLFPMSVYDNVAYGVKILGWRPKVELDQIVESAIKDADLWDEVKNKLHKSALELSGGQQQRLCIARALAVKPKVILMDEPCFGLDPVATTKVEGLIQSLRLRSELTMVIISHNLQQVTRISDFTAFFSTNEHRIGQMVEFGLTKKIFSNALDVRTREYVLTRLGGKYENRG
- the pstS gene encoding phosphate ABC transporter substrate-binding protein PstS yields the protein MTFSTTTLYRAFTTSVVASAVALSPILSAVAQAETLNGAGATFPAPLYERYAREVRKKHPELKINYQGIGSSGGIRQITAGTVDFGGSDAAMTDAQIAQVKRGVILVPTAGGAVSVVYNLPGVSNLRLSRATLPAIFSGQITNWSDAKIKADNPGVNLPNQPIKFVVRADGSGTTFIFTNHLSNISGYFRGRVGTSTAPKWTLPNVLRGKGNPGVAGLVARTPGSIGYVEYAFATKNNLRSAQIQNKQGEFVSPSLQTANAALSSVRFPDNYRVFVGDPAQGYPIVGLTWMMVYKQYPTAAKADAIRKWINWVLKDGQQYNDDLNYTRIPSDVTNRVLQTVNSSVK
- the pstC gene encoding phosphate ABC transporter permease subunit PstC — protein: MTNSSEENLDLTATNGINSWVDKGFTWLTYLFATITVAILFVMSWVIYKEAQPAIEKFGIGFFWGQDWDTGNQVFGALPYIYGTLVSSAIAILFAIPVGIAIAIVTSENFLPISVRSTLAFVVELIAAIPSVIIGLWGIFVFIPALEPLQKWLAIHFNWIPIFNSVDPIGTNMLTAGIVLAIMILPTMAAISRDVLLAIPKELRSASMALGSTRWETIFRVLLPAGFSGIVSAAMLALGRALGETMAVTLVIGNSSQISASLLDPAYTIPSILANEFAEAEPGLHIGSLSYLGLILFGLTLAVNIAARLFVRWFSNKNKS
- the pstA gene encoding phosphate ABC transporter permease PstA, translated to MTDSQNSQIDESLLAKELYAPLPTSRQLFTYSMNAIAFAFTGLALIPLISILWEIIKRGFSSLRPEMFVKSVIDYGLGNAIIGTITVVMIGSIFSLPIGILTGIFLAEFNQVNPASQFVRFITTILTGVPSIIVGIFAYGVIVLVTKGFSAVAGGFALAVLMLPIVILTTEEALKLVPKDQRLASAALGGTRFQTTFRIVVTAALPAITTGILLAIARAAGETAPLIFTALFSLDWSPGLLSPTASLPVLIFNLYNDPDPEKNQLVWTTAIVLLGLVICVSLISRLVTSKKKI
- the pstB gene encoding phosphate ABC transporter ATP-binding protein PstB, with amino-acid sequence MNNLNPAIKVKNLSFYYNTSKAIEGISIDIYQNQVTAIIGPSGCGKSTFIKTLNRISELEGPVKVEGKVEFFGQNIYDSKINVNRLRRQIGMVFQKPNPFPISIYENVAYGVRIAGRRSQTEVDEIVESALKGAALWDEVKDKLNKSALGLSGGQQQRLCIARALAIKPKVLLMDEPCSALDPIATMKVEELIHSLRSELTIAIVTHNMQQAARVSDFTAFFSTDESRIGQMVEFGVTNQIFYNPIDARTHDYVSGRFG
- a CDS encoding ribbon-helix-helix protein, CopG family; the protein is MKVEKLSISLPLNLVEFIENYKLNKGCKSRSQVIEQALELLRNQELEEAYRQASAEIDSAWDVTIADGLTI
- a CDS encoding FAD-dependent oxidoreductase, with protein sequence MKRRHKVAGFQALLFSVSLVSTYLLPESTIVAAPPRTPDKTVNCEMLVVGGGLSGVATAYEGLLAGRTVCLTEITDWLGGQISSQGTSALDERPTQRDRQFYSRGYTELRNRIQRYYGKLNPGECWVSDSCFLPRDAHIIMTQMLKDAEKKGKGKLEWFPNTVIKELNISQNRKIIEGAIAIQHQPAKGAPPLNTFTLSQTIEDAHRYQNSSRLSKKIIRFVPKVPKKPTTNNSPQWYVIDASETGEIIALADVPYRLGIDARSFLEPSSSSTSNDPYCTQGFTYTFAMEATKEPQPQTMPPFYLQYSPYFSYELKRLADFGLVFTYRRIWHPNPGKPTQFNGVRFTAPTPGDISMQNWTWGNDYRPGTAKDNLIYTRQQLQATGQLKPGGWMGGLRTETLRRGEENALAYYYWLVKGTTDSQLGKGVKQQQTNNRFLSGLNSPMGTVHGLSKYPYMREGRRIIGRPSWGQPEGFMIWEVDISRRNYNDEYYRKTLSADTYRQLKATLAGLEAASVITGQVSPDKSLRRSRSTIYPDAVGIGHYAIDFHPCMTQSPPEAPGNKERPGERRGAGQAYPFQIALRAMIPQKIDNLIVGGKSIATSHIAAAAYRVHSFEWSSGAAAGTVTAFALKNQIAPYQLVDDLPKAEPQLQALKSLLEKNGNPTAFPDTSIFNQNWEDWR